In one Burkholderiales bacterium GJ-E10 genomic region, the following are encoded:
- a CDS encoding PEBP family protein: MESAVIPFRLAISSIALTACCIAAPAGAFELASPSIRAGGTIPAEQVFQGFGCTGGNHSPALSWRGAPASTRSYALTVYDPDAPTGSGWWHWVVVNIPARVHGLPAGAGNPARHALPAGAREIRNDFGTRAYGGPCPPVGDRPHHYIFTVYALKVPKLDLPADASPALTGYMIHANTIGSASFTGRYGR, encoded by the coding sequence TTGGAGTCTGCCGTGATCCCGTTCCGCCTCGCAATTTCCTCGATCGCGCTCACAGCCTGTTGCATCGCGGCCCCGGCCGGCGCATTCGAACTCGCCAGCCCGTCGATCCGCGCCGGCGGAACGATTCCCGCCGAGCAGGTGTTCCAAGGGTTCGGGTGCACCGGGGGAAATCATTCCCCCGCGCTCTCCTGGCGCGGTGCGCCGGCTAGCACCCGCAGCTATGCGCTGACCGTCTATGACCCCGACGCGCCAACGGGTTCGGGCTGGTGGCACTGGGTCGTCGTCAACATCCCGGCGAGGGTCCACGGGCTGCCCGCGGGAGCGGGCAATCCGGCGCGGCACGCGCTGCCGGCGGGGGCGCGGGAGATCCGCAACGACTTCGGCACCCGCGCATACGGCGGCCCCTGCCCGCCGGTCGGGGATCGGCCGCATCACTACATCTTCACCGTGTATGCGCTCAAGGTGCCGAAGCTGGATCTGCCGGCGGATGCGAGCCCGGCACTCACCGGGTACATGATCCACGCCAACACCATCGGATCGGCCTCGTTCACGGGACGCTACGGGCGATAA
- a CDS encoding putative peptidase family M4, giving the protein MKKQISLAILALSMATAAQARPMVLDGLEYLPEAKISVEQAQAIAKKAYPGVVVEQALEKKPGGSGLRYSFDVESHHITHEIAIDAKTGAVLQNVRETASDDDGGE; this is encoded by the coding sequence GTGAAAAAGCAGATTTCCCTGGCGATTCTTGCCCTGAGCATGGCCACGGCGGCGCAGGCGCGGCCGATGGTGCTCGACGGCCTCGAGTATCTACCCGAAGCGAAGATTTCGGTGGAGCAGGCGCAGGCCATCGCGAAGAAGGCGTATCCGGGGGTGGTTGTCGAGCAGGCGCTCGAGAAGAAGCCGGGCGGCAGCGGTCTGCGCTATTCGTTCGATGTCGAGAGCCACCACATCACCCACGAAATCGCCATCGACGCCAAGACTGGCGCAGTGCTCCAGAACGTCCGGGAGACGGCCAGCGACGACGACGGCGGGGAGTGA
- a CDS encoding cytochrome B56 (Precursor) has translation MTMDRFASGASYSPARRWLHWGMAAFFIAVLSAVEIKDDLPKGHLRHLAMLIHTQLGISILLLAIPRIALRIRAARKGGARVGVAGQAWPERAATIAHGLFYVVMVAMPVLGILAIQTREHDVRFLGMLLPNYFDDDAWLPYALPIKTVHEFIGDAVIGLIAIHWGAVVWHQFIRRDDILARMRVGN, from the coding sequence ATGACCATGGACCGTTTTGCTTCGGGCGCATCCTATTCCCCCGCGAGGCGGTGGCTTCACTGGGGAATGGCTGCGTTCTTCATCGCCGTGCTGAGCGCGGTGGAAATCAAGGACGACCTTCCCAAGGGACATCTGCGGCATCTCGCGATGCTGATCCATACCCAGCTCGGGATATCGATATTGCTGCTGGCAATTCCGCGCATCGCGCTGCGGATCCGCGCCGCCCGGAAGGGCGGCGCAAGGGTGGGGGTGGCGGGGCAGGCATGGCCGGAGCGGGCTGCCACGATCGCGCACGGCCTGTTTTATGTCGTGATGGTGGCGATGCCCGTCCTGGGAATCCTGGCCATCCAGACCCGGGAGCACGACGTGCGCTTCCTCGGCATGTTGCTGCCCAACTACTTCGACGACGACGCGTGGCTGCCATATGCGTTGCCGATCAAGACCGTGCACGAATTCATCGGGGACGCGGTGATCGGCCTGATCGCGATCCATTGGGGTGCGGTGGTCTGGCACCAGTTCATTCGGCGCGACGACATCCTGGCGCGGATGCGCGTCGGAAATTGA
- a CDS encoding laminin-type epidermal growth factor-like protein yields the protein MSATLALHSGAESDPGERSRWGISVLSAAVIEGGLLLALAWVALHPDQPPPPPPPMAIQLVAPQQVPAPPQPQVKTPPPPPKPVPVHRVQHVHVPMHHSEVAHVVHRQPPPPPRPQVVQHPTPAKPVVAAAHAAPVARVAPRTAPPAPAVIRMSDLPPSFIGAVRDAVQGAAQYPAAAALETAAGTAHVEFLFRDGKVSAAHIVQSTGNSFLDQAAVQAVLRAHYPRTPANFAGKVLDFTVNVIFTEPQSNLDE from the coding sequence ATGAGCGCCACGTTGGCATTGCATTCCGGAGCGGAGTCGGACCCTGGCGAACGCAGTCGCTGGGGAATTTCGGTCCTTTCGGCCGCGGTGATCGAGGGGGGCCTGCTTCTTGCCCTGGCCTGGGTTGCGCTGCATCCGGACCAGCCCCCACCGCCTCCGCCGCCGATGGCGATCCAGCTGGTCGCGCCGCAGCAGGTTCCGGCGCCGCCGCAGCCCCAGGTCAAGACCCCGCCGCCCCCGCCGAAGCCGGTGCCGGTTCATCGGGTCCAGCATGTGCATGTCCCCATGCATCACTCGGAGGTGGCACACGTCGTTCATCGCCAGCCACCCCCGCCGCCCAGGCCGCAGGTCGTCCAGCACCCCACGCCGGCTAAGCCGGTGGTCGCCGCGGCCCACGCGGCTCCGGTGGCGCGGGTCGCGCCGAGGACGGCCCCGCCCGCCCCTGCCGTGATCCGCATGAGCGATCTGCCGCCGAGCTTCATCGGCGCGGTGCGCGATGCGGTGCAGGGGGCGGCGCAGTATCCGGCCGCGGCCGCGCTGGAAACGGCCGCGGGCACGGCGCATGTCGAATTCCTGTTCCGCGACGGCAAGGTCTCGGCGGCGCACATCGTGCAGTCGACCGGCAACAGCTTCCTCGATCAGGCGGCGGTGCAGGCGGTGTTGCGGGCGCACTATCCCAGAACGCCCGCGAACTTCGCCGGCAAGGTGCTCGATTTCACCGTGAACGTGATCTTCACCGAGCCGCAGTCCAATCTCGACGAATGA
- a CDS encoding biopolymer transport protein ExbD/TolR has product MIDIMFFLLVFFVMITLHMIPSSGIPSRLPGSTTAQPLHKPDLTLAIDKNGVIHEGSQTFTPATLTSMLSALPDHMQAQVTISGDRDVSLQTLIRVMDACRAAGVTKIGLAARHQAGGTEGS; this is encoded by the coding sequence ATGATCGACATCATGTTCTTCCTGCTGGTCTTCTTCGTGATGATCACGCTGCACATGATTCCGTCGTCGGGAATTCCGTCCCGGTTGCCCGGCAGCACCACCGCGCAGCCCCTGCACAAGCCCGACCTGACGCTGGCGATCGACAAGAACGGCGTCATCCATGAGGGCTCCCAGACCTTTACGCCGGCGACGCTGACCAGCATGTTGTCGGCACTCCCCGACCATATGCAGGCGCAGGTCACGATCTCGGGCGATCGCGACGTGTCGTTGCAGACCCTGATTCGCGTGATGGACGCCTGCCGCGCTGCGGGCGTGACCAAGATCGGCCTGGCGGCGCGGCACCAGGCCGGGGGAACGGAGGGATCATGA